From the Salarias fasciatus chromosome 5, fSalaFa1.1, whole genome shotgun sequence genome, the window ctctccagctccatgATGACGGGCTCCAGCCGCTGGACCAGGTCCTCGTACGACTGAGAGAAAACCACGGGTCACAAAACACTCAACAATGTGCGGGAGGCAGGGAAAGTAAAGGACTTCCGCGGGGTTTTGAACCCTCACCTCTCCTTTGGGATAGCGGTAGCGGTATTTGTCCTGGTCTCTCAGCGCAAACTCCAGAGGGTAATGCTCCTGGATCTCCTCGTACATCATTTcttcacacacaccctgagcGCAGCAAGGAGAACACGTGTTTACGTTTCGCACAGGTGCAAAACAAACTACCTTGCTGTGCCGGATGCAGAAGTCGGCGTACGGCGTCTATTTCGTTGAGAGCCTTCCACTGTTCGTACGGCACCCCGAGGCACTCTGCCGTCTGGATCGTCCTCTTCATCTGGCTGGTCCACACTTTCAGATCTGGGATGTTCTGCTCCTCAATGAATTTCCTCAGTTTTTTGGCAAACTAGAGGAGCAACATTTGGATCAGtaccaataaaaaaaacaacttctctGCTGAAGTCTAGACGCTGACTGCTAGTAAGACAGAcggtgcagacacacacacctcttttcCTCTGGCAGACAAGGCGGAGTCGCCTCCGATGCGTCCCTTGATGTTGAGATCGCTCTCTCCGTGCCGACACAGGTAGATGGAGCGCGGCGTGATGTGGATGTTCATCAGGTAGTAGACGATTCGGCTCTGGATGTGGTCCACCACGCGGTTCACAAGATAACGGCGGCCAACATCCATAATCTTAATGTAGGATAGATCCCTAAAACAAGAAATCCAATACGTTAATCGATTTAATCAAAACCAAGTCTGTCTATTCTGCCTCCAACTCAGACGGCACTGGAGCAGATTTCTGCCTCACTGCAGGTTATCCTCACCTGTCAAGAACCTCATCCAGAGGCTGGTATGAAGACTCGTAACACTTGATTCTCTTCATGAAGTCCTCGATGGCCTCCTCTGAGTTGCAGTCGATGTAGTCTGGGTTTCCCAGTTTGACTtgctacagaaaaaaaaacaaaaacaaaacacacaggggAGAGGATGttagaagaggagaaaaaataaagagaagttCACTGCTCTTTTCTGATTCAAGCCTTTTTTATATTGATCTGGAAGCTAAACATTGTGGAgaccttttttaatttaacaaagATCATCAGAGGAGCAACTATGACTCAGTAATTAAGCTGCAAATCCCTAAAAGAAGATGCAGAAAGCTGTCCCTGTTTAGAATTCGCGTCACATTTCTTCTCCTCGGCTGACTGCAGCCTTTTCTGCTTCTGACAGTCTTGTTGGCCACAGTATGCTCGTCACGTTTGCTCGTTTGTGCCACAGTTCTGACAGTTTCTCGTGGTTTCCACCTGGAACTGTCACAGCAgttaaaaataaagcatttcagaggcttctttacaaaaaaatagtATCAAAGTTTCATGCTGTTGCTTCCAGAATGGATTAAAGAAGGAAATAAAGAGTCCAAACTCACCACTATATTTTGTGCGACTACATCTGGGTCTTCACACACAGACTCCACAAAAAATACCTGAATAGAAAAGGAAACCGTTAACTTGGTGGCAACTAGTTGACAAtcgtgaaaagaaaagaaaaaaaaaaaaacgttccactTACCCTAAAACCATTCTGCTCTGCAAACTTCATGATGGTCCCTCTTCGTTCTCTGGTTGTATTTGTGGCATCGAACACCTGAAACGCAGAGCAGACATTCCTAATGCGGCACTGCCACATTTATTTGACGTCCGATTCCTcattctgcagctccaggagaGCAAAGGTGACTCACCGCGACCTGTCCTCCTTCAACGCTCAGGTACTCCCGGACGTCATTGAGCGCCGATGTAGCGCACTgcctgcagaaaaacacatgacGCACTTTCAGGATTTAAACGGATTTTTCAAAGAATTGAATCCTGTCTTTGTCGcatttgtgaaataaaaaaaaaaaagcagtttgacAGATATAGATTGCATTAATGTGGTGCAGGATGTTTAAAGGTTTTCAATCCAGCTGATGCCTCtgagtcatttttcaaaacgaGCCACTCCAGTTTCGCTTAGTGGAAGAGGTTTTTGTTTGGTTGCTCCAGTCCTTGAAAACACgctgacacagagagacaccGGAGTCTATTTACCGTCGGATTTTCAGGCCTTCTTCATTGTCGGGACGGAAAAACTCGAAGGATTTGTAGATCTTCAGACACTCCCTCCGGTACTCCCCAACGTTAAACTCTGGAATAAATGACATTGCAACGTATTTTAAACACTTTTCCACAGAAGAGGGGGCCTCAGACCTCAGACAGCTCTCAATCATAACAAGCTTCACAGTTTTCATCGACACAAGTCAGAATAACAAAAGAGACATGCCGTGCGGCGCTGCAGCACGTACCTTTGGTTGGCACGCCGATCCAGTTCAGGTAGCGAGTGAGCTTCTTTGCGATGTACGTCTTTCCTCTGGCGGGAAGTCCGACCGTCACGATGAGGGTCGGGCAGTTTGTcatacacactgaaaca encodes:
- the pfkfb4b gene encoding 6-phosphofructo-2-kinase/fructose-2,6-bisphosphatase 4b isoform X2, whose protein sequence is MRGSCRPRHPRDRTVCMTNCPTLIVTVGLPARGKTYIAKKLTRYLNWIGVPTKEFNVGEYRRECLKIYKSFEFFRPDNEEGLKIRRQCATSALNDVREYLSVEGGQVAVFDATNTTRERRGTIMKFAEQNGFRVFFVESVCEDPDVVAQNIVQVKLGNPDYIDCNSEEAIEDFMKRIKCYESSYQPLDEVLDRDLSYIKIMDVGRRYLVNRVVDHIQSRIVYYLMNIHITPRSIYLCRHGESDLNIKGRIGGDSALSARGKEFAKKLRKFIEEQNIPDLKVWTSQMKRTIQTAECLGVPYEQWKALNEIDAGVCEEMMYEEIQEHYPLEFALRDQDKYRYRYPKGESYEDLVQRLEPVIMELERQENILVVCHQAVMRCLLAYFLDKSANELPYLKCPLHTVLKLTPVAYGCKVESVYLSVDAVNTHRDRPENVNVQRSTEDALQTVPDHF
- the pfkfb4b gene encoding 6-phosphofructo-2-kinase/fructose-2,6-bisphosphatase 4b isoform X1, which codes for MLDNEEFMVEVYPQELTQNPLRKIWMPCRTGHIAHRRVCMTNCPTLIVTVGLPARGKTYIAKKLTRYLNWIGVPTKEFNVGEYRRECLKIYKSFEFFRPDNEEGLKIRRQCATSALNDVREYLSVEGGQVAVFDATNTTRERRGTIMKFAEQNGFRVFFVESVCEDPDVVAQNIVQVKLGNPDYIDCNSEEAIEDFMKRIKCYESSYQPLDEVLDRDLSYIKIMDVGRRYLVNRVVDHIQSRIVYYLMNIHITPRSIYLCRHGESDLNIKGRIGGDSALSARGKEFAKKLRKFIEEQNIPDLKVWTSQMKRTIQTAECLGVPYEQWKALNEIDAGVCEEMMYEEIQEHYPLEFALRDQDKYRYRYPKGESYEDLVQRLEPVIMELERQENILVVCHQAVMRCLLAYFLDKSANELPYLKCPLHTVLKLTPVAYGCKVESVYLSVDAVNTHRDRPENVNVQRSTEDALQTVPDHF